The DNA sequence CCTGAGGGGTTTTCATCGCTGGCAGAACTGGCAGAAGATCGCCTGCACCTTCCCGATCGCCGTCATCGACCGGCCAGGCTCGACGCTTGCCTATCTTTCTTCGCGAATGGCGAAGACCTTCGACTATGCCCGCATCGACGAGGACGACGCGCGGCGCCTGGCTTTTCATCCAGCCCCTGCCTGGACCTTCATTCACGGCCCACGCTCATCGATGAGTTCGACGGCGCTTCGGGCTGCAGGCGGAATATGATTTTCTGGGAATCAGTTCTGCTGTCTTGAAACCACTACCGTTTGGTGCCTACATTCATGGACGGTTCGATCTTTGTTCGAATCGAAAGTGCCTGTTCTGTTCATGTGGAAAGGAAAGACCCTGACAACAGCACACGCCAAGGGATATGCGGTCTCCGCATTCCCGCGCAGCACGGGATCTAGCGACGAAGCCGCTGTCCGTGCGCTTCAACTGGTCCTCGAAAGCCTAGAGGACTCGAAGGCAGAAGATATCGTCAGCATCAACATTGCCGGAAAATCGGCGCTGGGAGACTTCATGGTCGTTGTCTCCGGGCGATCGACGAGGCATGTGATGGCCATTGCAGATCACCTGACGACCGACCTGAAAGACGGGGGCTTTGGCAATGCCCGTGTCGAAGGTCTGGAAGGCGGTGACTGGGTGCTGATCGACACCGGCGATGTGATCGTTCACATCTTCCGGCCGGAGATCCGGGAGTTCTACAACATCGAAAAGATGTGGGCGGCTCCTGAGATCGAGGACGGCACCTTGCATTGAGACCGACCGGGTCGCCGCGCAGCTGAATGCCGGACGAGCCGAGGTGTGGTCATGCATGAATTTGAAGGGCTGGCGCCGTATTGAGCGGCGTTGTCAGCCGGAAGTTTGTTGCGACTGATCGTAACCTTCGGCCCCGTTTTCCGGACAAGGCGCGTAACGACGCTGCAAGGCTCCATGGACGCGGGATAAGATTCTCCTTGAATCGATCCGATTTCAGGAACTATGCAGTGCGCGTTGCAGCGCAAGCGAGGACGGATAAGGTCATGCGTATCGGACTTTTCGCAGTCGGCCGCCTCAAGGCGGGGCCGGAAAAGGATCTCGCGGCCCGTTATCTCGATCGCTTTTCCAAGGCCGGTCCGGCGATCGGTCTGGAGCTTTCTCGCGTCGTCGAAGTCAACGAAAGCCGTGCCTCCAATGCCGAGACGCGCAAGCGGGAGGAAGCCTCCCAGCTCGAAAAGTCACTTGTCGAGGGCAGCCTGCTCGTGCTTCTCGACGAACGTGGCAAGGCGCTCGATTCCGAAGGCTTTGCATCGCTCCTCGGCATGTTCCGCGACAGCGGCAAGCGCGACCTGATGATCGCGATCGGCGGCGCCGATGGCCTCGACCCGAGCCTTCACGCCCGCGCCGATGCGGTGCTGAACCTTGGAAAGATGACCTGGCCGCACCAGTTGGCGCGCATCCTGATCGCCGAGCAGCTTTACCGCGCCGTCACCATTCTCTCCGGCCACCCCTATCATCGAGTCTAGGCCAGGTGGCCGTTTTGCGCGGGATGCTTCACCCGGCAACACGCAGCGATAACGAGAATATGCTTGGTCGTGCGCGACAAATCAGATTAGGTTTTTCCTCGTATTTTCGGATGGACGCACACGAACCGATGACGCGCCGAGGCAGGACCAGCGTTTTCAGCATGGGAAGAGACGACGCAGGACGGCTTGCCCGTAAGGCGGCGGCCTTTGCGCTCGCGCTGGCGATCGGCCTGCCGGCAGGCGCGCAGGAGGTCACGCCGCCCGGCGCCTCGATGGCCGGCCAGGAACAGGGGCCGCCTGATCCTGCCGCTGACCTCACGCTTCGCCGGAACAGCACGCGCAGCGAACTCGACGCGCTGTCGAAGACCATCACGCTGTCGCAGGAGCGCGCCAACGCGCTGACGGAGACCATCGCCGAGATCGACAAGACCAACGAGACGCTGCGGGCTGCGATCGTCGATTCCGCCAAGAAACGCCAGGCTCTTGAGCAACAGATTGTCGACGGCGAAACGAAACTGAGTGACCTCCGGACCAAGGAGGACGTCGTCCGAAAGTCGCTGCACGCACGCCGCGGGGTGCTTGCCGAGGTTCTCGCCGCCCTGCAGCGGATGGGACGCAACCCGCCGCCGGCGATCCTGGTGACGCCGGAGGATGCGCTCGCATCGGTGCGAAGCGCCATTCTGCTCGGCGCGGTCGTACCTGGCCTGCGCAAGGAAACAGAGAACCTCGTGGCCGACCTCAAGGCATTGGCCGACATTCGCGCCGGCATCGACCGGCAGCGAGAAGAGCTGACCGCGACGATGACGGCCAATGTCGAGGAAGAACGCCGCATGTCGATGCTGGTGGCCGAAAAGGAGAAGCTGCGCCAGTCGAGCGCCAGCGAGCTCGCCGCCGAGCAGCGCAAGGCGCAGG is a window from the Ensifer adhaerens genome containing:
- the rsfS gene encoding ribosome silencing factor, whose protein sequence is MWKGKTLTTAHAKGYAVSAFPRSTGSSDEAAVRALQLVLESLEDSKAEDIVSINIAGKSALGDFMVVVSGRSTRHVMAIADHLTTDLKDGGFGNARVEGLEGGDWVLIDTGDVIVHIFRPEIREFYNIEKMWAAPEIEDGTLH
- the rlmH gene encoding 23S rRNA (pseudouridine(1915)-N(3))-methyltransferase RlmH; the protein is MRIGLFAVGRLKAGPEKDLAARYLDRFSKAGPAIGLELSRVVEVNESRASNAETRKREEASQLEKSLVEGSLLVLLDERGKALDSEGFASLLGMFRDSGKRDLMIAIGGADGLDPSLHARADAVLNLGKMTWPHQLARILIAEQLYRAVTILSGHPYHRV
- a CDS encoding murein hydrolase activator EnvC family protein, which encodes MGRDDAGRLARKAAAFALALAIGLPAGAQEVTPPGASMAGQEQGPPDPAADLTLRRNSTRSELDALSKTITLSQERANALTETIAEIDKTNETLRAAIVDSAKKRQALEQQIVDGETKLSDLRTKEDVVRKSLHARRGVLAEVLAALQRMGRNPPPAILVTPEDALASVRSAILLGAVVPGLRKETENLVADLKALADIRAGIDRQREELTATMTANVEEERRMSMLVAEKEKLRQSSASELAAEQRKAQELAGQATNLQGLIGSLESQIASVREAAEAARAQEQERLRMSEAEREAARELARSAVPDKNRIAPAYVFSELRNKLAYPAAGSLLRKFGDADGTGHSLQGIMLETNPGALVTAPSDGWIVYAGNFRSYGQMIILNPGDGYHVVLSGMETVSVQTGQFVVAGEPLATMGAKRVASAAALALETDRPTLYIEFRKDGKPVDSRPWWTAAEVGKARNDT